One stretch of Pigmentiphaga aceris DNA includes these proteins:
- the motB gene encoding flagellar motor protein MotB has translation MAAVKGAAPIIIRRKKKGGHGEHHGGMWKIAYADFVTAMMAFFLLMWLLSSASQADLGGIADYFNQPMKVAMAGGQSSGQSNSVIVGGSELSIQKKQMRSGAELEKIDRDARARMEVQEKKSLEGLKTKLEAMIFSTETLRPFKNQILLDLTDEGLRIQVVDAQNRPMFDVGKTVLKDYSQTILIELARALNGVPNSLSLSGHTDSSTYSSGNAGYSNWELSADRANAARRTMLAAGTPPTKILRVVGLADSVPFDANNANLPANRRISIVVMNRRSEEYVKTGGAPVAIPDAPETPSLTEAISIKPALTPTN, from the coding sequence ATGGCTGCAGTCAAGGGCGCGGCGCCCATCATCATTCGCCGGAAGAAGAAGGGCGGCCACGGCGAACACCACGGCGGCATGTGGAAGATCGCGTATGCCGACTTCGTGACCGCGATGATGGCCTTCTTCCTGCTCATGTGGCTGCTCAGCTCGGCCTCGCAGGCCGACCTGGGCGGTATCGCCGACTACTTCAATCAGCCCATGAAGGTTGCGATGGCGGGCGGTCAGTCGTCGGGCCAATCCAATTCGGTGATCGTTGGCGGCAGCGAACTTTCCATTCAGAAAAAGCAGATGCGTTCGGGTGCCGAACTGGAAAAGATCGACCGTGACGCCCGTGCACGCATGGAAGTACAAGAGAAGAAAAGTCTGGAAGGCTTGAAGACCAAGCTTGAGGCGATGATCTTCAGCACGGAAACGCTGCGGCCTTTCAAGAACCAGATCCTGTTAGATCTGACAGACGAAGGCCTGCGTATTCAGGTAGTCGATGCACAGAATCGACCCATGTTCGACGTGGGCAAGACGGTGCTGAAAGACTACAGCCAGACGATTCTGATCGAACTGGCGCGCGCTTTGAACGGCGTGCCCAACAGCCTGTCGCTGTCCGGGCACACCGATTCCAGTACCTATTCCTCGGGTAATGCGGGTTACAGCAACTGGGAACTGTCGGCGGATCGCGCAAATGCGGCCCGACGTACCATGCTTGCGGCTGGCACGCCACCTACCAAAATTCTGCGGGTTGTCGGTCTTGCCGATTCGGTGCCGTTCGACGCCAATAATGCTAACTTGCCGGCCAATCGCCGCATCAGCATTGTGGTCATGAACCGCCGCAGCGAAGAGTACGTGAAGACCGGTGGCGCACCGGTCGCGATTCCTGACGCACCCGAAACACCGTCTTTGACCGAAGCGATTTCGATCAAGCCGGCGTTGACGCCTACAAATTGA
- the motA gene encoding flagellar motor stator protein MotA, translating into MLVIVGYLIVILSVLGGFMLHGGSLGALFQPFEFLIIAGAALGAFVCGNSGKVVKASLKALPQTLKGSNFTKQRYLDLLALLYEILNKIRREGLMSVEGDIEEPHESPMLQKYPALLADHHLIEFLTDYLRLMVSGNLNPLEIEALMDQENETHHHEALIPAQAIQRVADGLPAFGIVAAVMGVVNVMGSVGEPPSILGGKIGAALVGTFVGILLAYGFVGPLGSVLQQKADESSKQFECVKVVLLASLNGYAPALAVEFGRKILFSTERPTFSELEDTVKGRKPA; encoded by the coding sequence ATGCTCGTCATCGTTGGTTATCTGATCGTCATCTTGTCCGTCCTGGGCGGCTTCATGCTCCACGGCGGGTCGCTTGGTGCATTGTTCCAACCTTTCGAATTCCTGATCATTGCAGGTGCTGCACTGGGCGCGTTCGTCTGTGGCAATTCCGGCAAAGTGGTCAAGGCATCGCTCAAGGCGCTGCCGCAAACCCTGAAGGGCTCCAACTTCACCAAGCAGCGTTATCTTGACCTGCTGGCGCTGCTGTACGAAATTCTGAACAAGATCCGCCGCGAAGGCCTGATGTCGGTGGAAGGTGACATCGAGGAACCGCATGAAAGCCCGATGCTGCAAAAGTATCCGGCGCTGCTGGCCGATCATCACCTGATCGAGTTCCTGACCGACTACCTGCGTCTGATGGTCAGCGGCAACCTGAATCCGCTTGAAATCGAAGCCCTGATGGATCAGGAAAACGAAACCCACCACCACGAAGCCCTGATTCCCGCACAAGCCATTCAGCGCGTGGCCGACGGCCTGCCGGCATTCGGCATCGTGGCCGCTGTGATGGGCGTGGTGAACGTGATGGGATCGGTGGGCGAGCCGCCGTCGATTCTGGGCGGCAAGATCGGTGCTGCACTGGTCGGTACCTTCGTGGGCATTTTGCTGGCGTACGGTTTTGTCGGTCCGCTGGGTTCGGTGCTGCAGCAAAAGGCAGACGAGAGCTCCAAGCAGTTCGAATGCGTGAAGGTTGTGCTGTTGGCGAGCCTGAACGGTTATGCCCCGGCGCTGGCTGTGGAATTCGGTCGCAAGATCCTGTTCTCGACCGAGCGTCCGACCTTCTCCGAACTCGAAGATACGGTCAAGGGCCGCAAGCCCGCGTAA
- a CDS encoding response regulator: protein MCRVLIIDDNSLTRRLTRAWLQRLGQSVDEVADGATALAQLGLHGAGASSGRTSMSVLPDVILLDMVLPDTDGWSVLRAIRADARLDGVAVYCYSGTVAVGAELNGFDGTIAKSGSYERFRDGFSSLTTRNQASRFGACCRKPFYGDAQV from the coding sequence ATGTGCCGCGTTCTGATCATTGACGACAATTCGCTTACCCGCCGCCTGACTCGCGCGTGGTTGCAACGACTCGGCCAAAGCGTCGATGAAGTTGCCGACGGCGCGACCGCGTTGGCGCAGCTCGGCCTGCATGGTGCTGGCGCGTCCAGCGGCCGCACCAGCATGTCGGTCCTGCCCGACGTCATTCTTCTCGACATGGTCTTGCCTGACACCGACGGTTGGTCGGTGTTGCGTGCGATCCGCGCCGATGCGCGGCTCGATGGGGTCGCGGTCTATTGCTACAGCGGAACGGTCGCTGTGGGGGCCGAATTGAACGGTTTTGACGGAACGATTGCAAAGTCGGGCAGCTACGAGCGGTTTCGCGATGGATTTTCATCGCTTACAACTCGAAACCAGGCCTCAAGATTTGGCGCGTGCTGCCGAAAACCTTTCTATGGCGATGCTCAGGTCTGA
- the flhC gene encoding flagellar transcriptional regulator FlhC, producing the protein MMARSVLTEARQIDIARDLIELDARLQVLEAEVSLSRERLLRLYREVKGKSPPKGMLPFSTDWFMTWQPNIHSSLFMNIYQHQFKSSDLEPVEALIRAFRLYREQVESLGMPEVLSVTRAWRLTRFFGAGMLGMTECTSCRGHFVTHSFELSHQYVCGLCNMPSRAGKTRQAVVGREPATTCAAF; encoded by the coding sequence ATCATGGCGCGCAGCGTTCTTACTGAAGCCCGTCAGATCGACATTGCCCGCGATCTGATCGAACTCGATGCCCGCCTCCAGGTGCTCGAAGCCGAGGTGAGTCTGTCGCGCGAGCGCCTGTTGAGGCTGTACCGCGAGGTCAAGGGCAAATCGCCCCCGAAAGGCATGCTGCCTTTCTCGACTGATTGGTTCATGACCTGGCAGCCGAATATTCATTCGTCGCTGTTCATGAATATCTATCAGCACCAGTTCAAGTCAAGCGATCTTGAGCCAGTTGAAGCGCTGATCCGCGCTTTCCGCCTGTACCGCGAACAAGTCGAAAGCCTGGGCATGCCCGAAGTGCTTTCCGTGACGCGCGCCTGGCGTCTGACGCGTTTCTTCGGTGCCGGCATGCTGGGCATGACCGAATGCACCTCTTGCCGAGGCCATTTCGTCACGCACAGCTTTGAGCTTTCGCATCAATACGTGTGCGGACTGTGCAATATGCCGTCTCGTGCTGGCAAGACTCGCCAGGCAGTGGTTGGCCGGGAGCCTGCTACGACATGTGCCGCGTTCTGA
- the flhD gene encoding flagellar transcriptional regulator FlhD has product MIDASEEVSSVRQPAARSAVQRLNDEIRDANLTYLMLAQQLIRADRSEALYRLGLSGEVADILDSLTTAQVLRVASSNMLLARFRFDDSMVWSLLASPKRDEAPSRMHAAILMASRTTTESV; this is encoded by the coding sequence ATGATCGACGCATCCGAAGAAGTCTCTTCCGTCCGCCAGCCTGCCGCCCGCTCTGCGGTGCAGCGCCTGAACGACGAGATTCGTGACGCCAACCTTACGTATCTCATGCTGGCTCAGCAACTGATTCGTGCAGATCGTTCCGAAGCGCTGTATCGGCTTGGTCTGTCTGGCGAAGTGGCCGACATTCTCGATTCGCTGACCACCGCCCAGGTGTTGCGCGTCGCGTCGTCCAATATGTTGCTGGCTCGTTTCCGCTTCGACGACTCGATGGTGTGGAGCCTTCTGGCCTCGCCCAAGCGTGATGAAGCACCGTCCCGCATGCATGCTGCCATCCTGATGGCCAGCCGTACCACCACGGAATCGGTCTGA
- a CDS encoding sensor histidine kinase, with product MTQILPRVLLHPTADADTLRRAFTSLPVIAWMIDINGRHVFVTDSYAKLFAKSADECIGVSVGDLWPPMLGHAYALRNQQMMTVGARKRFEEMWPVGDEPRWFEIELQCVVDDQGRAEGVSGFAQDITSRIERQEAARRNQIDLERKFAKRTAELQASNEELEAFSYSVSHDLRAPLRAVEGFTDLLREDYGPQLDEMGQDYLSHIVQGTHRMSRLINDLIALAKMNQSELERQRVDLSHLVREIVADLRARDPQREVVVNIAENISADCDVGLMNAALENLLGNAWKFSSKIPDARIEFGSFARSSSTVYFVRDNGAGFDMGHASRLFAAFQRFHHERDFTGTGIGLATVKRIIRRHGGQVWAESAPGQGATFYFTLDMLG from the coding sequence ATGACACAGATTTTGCCGCGCGTACTGCTTCACCCGACAGCGGACGCCGACACCCTCAGACGTGCTTTCACTTCGTTACCGGTGATTGCCTGGATGATCGACATCAACGGAAGACACGTTTTTGTCACAGACAGCTACGCAAAATTATTTGCCAAATCTGCCGATGAATGCATCGGCGTGTCGGTCGGCGATCTGTGGCCGCCGATGCTTGGTCACGCCTACGCGCTGCGCAATCAGCAGATGATGACCGTGGGTGCGCGCAAGCGCTTCGAAGAGATGTGGCCAGTAGGCGATGAGCCGCGCTGGTTCGAGATCGAACTGCAGTGTGTGGTCGATGACCAGGGCCGCGCAGAAGGCGTATCGGGCTTTGCGCAGGACATCACGTCGCGCATCGAGCGCCAGGAGGCAGCCCGCCGAAACCAGATCGATCTGGAGCGAAAGTTCGCCAAACGGACCGCAGAGTTGCAAGCATCCAACGAAGAACTGGAGGCTTTCTCTTATTCCGTGTCACACGATCTTCGGGCACCGCTGCGTGCTGTAGAAGGTTTCACTGACCTGCTGCGCGAAGATTACGGGCCGCAGCTGGACGAAATGGGCCAGGATTATCTGAGCCACATCGTGCAGGGCACCCATCGCATGAGTCGCTTGATCAACGACCTGATCGCGCTGGCGAAAATGAACCAGAGCGAGCTGGAACGCCAGCGGGTGGACTTGTCACACCTGGTGCGGGAAATCGTGGCCGACCTGCGTGCACGCGATCCGCAACGGGAAGTCGTGGTGAACATCGCCGAAAATATTTCGGCAGATTGTGACGTTGGCCTGATGAATGCCGCGCTGGAAAATCTGCTGGGCAATGCCTGGAAGTTCAGCAGCAAGATTCCGGACGCGCGTATTGAATTCGGCAGTTTCGCCCGCTCATCTTCTACGGTGTATTTCGTGCGTGACAACGGTGCCGGCTTTGACATGGGGCACGCCAGCAGGTTGTTCGCCGCATTCCAGCGCTTCCACCATGAACGGGATTTCACCGGAACCGGCATCGGGCTGGCGACGGTGAAGCGGATCATTCGCCGGCATGGCGGGCAGGTGTGGGCAGAGTCGGCCCCTGGGCAGGGGGCGACGTTTTACTTCACGTTGGATATGCTGGGCTAA
- a CDS encoding FkbM family methyltransferase, whose translation MSNDPRDLDGEKLRKALFLLGRNEALRLELMDWLKRAETRFDASVAVRDDITGPIVDAINTSDDLYEKTLENGTRFKFLFRTKIARDFILADREHPTHVWEPQTTRLLAYLAGHTDGDILIGGAYFGDHAMSLARQIADAGRQVHCFEPDTAQSAMLEGNVELNGLDNVRIHRLGLWRESKQRLRLTGFDSFANAVVADSTEEGFDTVTIDDHFNELQRHCGLLMLDIEGGEIDALQGSAAVLAKDKPAIVFEVHRDYVDWTNGLQNTPICSLLIAAGYDVYALRDFHTNQEMGDRRIELIPAASVYLEGPPHGFNMLAVPSAALLDDPVFRIVENVSPKLLKHRRADLHHPLDGLPE comes from the coding sequence ATGTCTAACGATCCGCGGGATCTCGATGGTGAGAAGTTGCGCAAGGCCCTGTTTCTGCTGGGCAGAAACGAGGCGCTGCGCCTGGAACTGATGGACTGGCTCAAGCGTGCTGAAACACGTTTTGATGCGTCGGTCGCAGTTCGGGACGACATCACGGGACCTATCGTCGACGCAATCAATACGTCTGACGATCTGTACGAAAAGACCCTTGAGAACGGAACGCGCTTCAAGTTCCTGTTCCGCACGAAGATTGCGCGCGACTTCATTCTGGCTGATCGTGAGCACCCCACCCACGTGTGGGAGCCGCAGACCACACGTCTGTTGGCCTATCTGGCGGGCCACACCGATGGCGACATTCTGATTGGTGGTGCCTATTTCGGTGACCACGCCATGTCCTTGGCGCGTCAGATTGCCGACGCCGGTCGGCAGGTTCATTGCTTCGAGCCGGATACCGCCCAGTCGGCCATGCTGGAAGGCAATGTCGAACTGAACGGCCTGGATAACGTGCGTATCCACCGCCTGGGCTTGTGGCGCGAAAGCAAACAACGCCTGCGTTTGACCGGCTTCGATTCTTTCGCCAATGCCGTGGTTGCCGACAGCACTGAAGAAGGTTTCGATACCGTCACCATCGACGATCACTTCAATGAACTGCAGCGTCATTGCGGTTTGCTGATGCTTGACATCGAAGGTGGCGAGATCGACGCGCTGCAGGGTAGTGCAGCGGTACTGGCCAAGGACAAGCCCGCCATCGTGTTCGAAGTGCATCGCGACTACGTGGATTGGACCAACGGCTTGCAGAACACGCCCATCTGCTCACTGTTGATCGCGGCGGGCTACGACGTGTATGCGTTGCGCGACTTCCACACCAACCAGGAAATGGGGGATCGTCGTATCGAATTGATCCCGGCTGCGTCGGTCTACCTGGAGGGGCCTCCGCATGGCTTCAACATGCTGGCAGTGCCGTCGGCTGCGTTGCTGGATGACCCGGTCTTCCGCATTGTCGAAAATGTCAGTCCCAAGCTGCTGAAACATCGGCGTGCCGATCTGCATCATCCGCTGGATGGCTTGCCAGAGTGA
- a CDS encoding cephalosporin hydroxylase family protein, translating to MTYLETTPDAHPDYRDEKKNRIASFASDEEFRALSVAWRAAALERKYMNNFSWLGRPMIQLPMDAMAMQEIIAAVKPDLIIETGVAHGGSVLLSASMLELLGHGEVLGIDIDIRPHNRQAIEAHPLAKRITLIEGSSVADDVVAKVKEVAAGKSKVLVFLDSNHTHEHVLAELNAYAGLVSVGSYCVVFDTFVEDLPDDYVWADRPWGKGNNPKTAIWEWMKSHPEFEIDRSVEDRLLITSAPDGFLRRIA from the coding sequence ATGACGTATCTCGAAACCACCCCCGATGCCCACCCCGACTATCGGGATGAGAAGAAAAACCGCATCGCGTCCTTCGCCAGCGACGAAGAGTTCCGTGCCCTGTCCGTGGCTTGGCGCGCTGCTGCGCTTGAGCGCAAGTACATGAACAACTTCTCGTGGCTCGGACGCCCGATGATCCAGCTGCCCATGGACGCCATGGCAATGCAGGAGATCATCGCTGCGGTCAAGCCCGACCTGATCATCGAAACCGGCGTGGCGCACGGCGGCTCGGTGCTGTTGTCTGCCTCCATGCTGGAACTGCTGGGTCATGGCGAAGTCCTGGGTATCGACATCGATATCCGTCCGCACAATCGGCAGGCAATCGAAGCTCACCCCTTGGCCAAGCGCATCACCTTGATCGAAGGGTCCAGCGTTGCCGACGACGTGGTCGCCAAGGTCAAGGAAGTCGCTGCGGGCAAGAGCAAGGTGCTGGTGTTCCTCGACTCCAACCACACCCACGAACACGTGCTGGCTGAACTCAATGCGTACGCCGGTCTGGTCAGCGTGGGCAGCTACTGCGTGGTGTTCGATACCTTCGTGGAAGACCTGCCTGACGATTACGTCTGGGCCGATCGTCCCTGGGGCAAGGGCAACAATCCGAAGACCGCAATCTGGGAATGGATGAAGAGCCATCCCGAGTTCGAGATCGACCGCTCCGTGGAAGATCGCTTGCTCATCACGTCTGCACCAGACGGTTTCCTTCGCCGTATCGCCTGA
- a CDS encoding CatB-related O-acetyltransferase produces the protein MIVNDGIAAALLPYGFVVPPGVEINGRLRFEKNTRVYFAGAKLNVCDIGAYSYIVNGTFHSVSIGRFCSIAHGVEIGFFNHPTEWVSSHPFQFMHYLPEPMQWPIPHSFEYGPKQAVIGNDVWIGAYARIMGGVKIGDGAVIAAGSVVTHDVEPYTIVGGVPAKPIKKRFSQALIDEMLALRWWDYDWPELMKHDAGAIRWDQPERAVKAMKEKIKRGDMDAYLLKENFNVVE, from the coding sequence GTGATCGTCAACGACGGCATCGCCGCCGCGTTATTGCCGTATGGCTTTGTGGTTCCGCCGGGCGTGGAAATCAATGGCCGGCTACGGTTCGAAAAGAACACCCGGGTCTATTTTGCGGGTGCCAAGCTCAATGTCTGCGATATCGGGGCGTACTCGTATATCGTCAACGGTACCTTCCACTCGGTGAGCATCGGCAGATTCTGTTCGATCGCCCATGGTGTGGAAATCGGATTTTTCAATCATCCGACCGAGTGGGTCAGCTCTCACCCGTTCCAGTTCATGCATTACCTGCCTGAGCCCATGCAGTGGCCGATCCCGCACAGCTTCGAGTATGGTCCCAAGCAGGCCGTGATCGGAAATGATGTGTGGATCGGGGCTTATGCGCGAATCATGGGCGGCGTAAAGATTGGCGATGGCGCGGTGATCGCGGCCGGCAGCGTCGTTACCCACGACGTCGAGCCATACACGATTGTGGGTGGCGTACCGGCAAAACCCATCAAAAAGCGCTTTTCGCAGGCCCTGATCGATGAAATGCTTGCCTTGCGTTGGTGGGACTATGACTGGCCCGAGCTGATGAAGCACGATGCCGGTGCCATACGCTGGGATCAGCCGGAGCGCGCGGTGAAAGCCATGAAAGAGAAGATCAAGCGCGGCGATATGGATGCATATCTGCTGAAAGAGAATTTCAATGTCGTCGAGTGA
- a CDS encoding NAD-dependent epimerase/dehydratase family protein has product MNTLITKPRVTVLGARGFVGSHLVAHLTAQGYDCHAPARGAELGREPMGHVIYAIGLTADFRSRPLDTVEAHVCVLRQLIASGNFDSLTYLSSTRVYTGASDTSETAVLRVNPNDPSDLYNISKLMGESLCLHAGLPNIRIARLSNIVGLRPDPDIFIDQLLEEGRRSGKVVLRTALTSKKDYLYIDDAVSLLTRIALSAEHGIFNVASGEAVENGDIARFLERDMGFAVSVLPDAPEWYFAPVDVSKVRTHFGFAPVAFSEYFPRYLSRYKAANSLQASL; this is encoded by the coding sequence ATGAACACATTGATCACCAAACCGCGGGTCACCGTCTTGGGCGCGCGTGGTTTTGTCGGCAGTCACCTGGTCGCCCATCTGACTGCACAGGGCTATGACTGTCATGCTCCCGCCCGGGGTGCCGAGCTGGGTCGTGAGCCGATGGGGCATGTGATTTACGCCATCGGTCTTACCGCCGATTTTCGCAGCCGTCCGCTTGATACCGTGGAAGCGCATGTTTGCGTGCTGCGCCAATTGATTGCCTCGGGCAATTTCGATTCGCTGACCTATCTGTCCAGCACGCGCGTTTACACCGGTGCAAGCGATACCTCGGAAACGGCGGTGTTGCGGGTCAATCCGAATGACCCCAGCGATCTGTACAACATCTCGAAGCTGATGGGCGAGTCGCTTTGCCTGCATGCAGGTCTGCCCAATATCCGCATTGCCCGGCTGTCCAATATCGTTGGTCTGCGACCAGACCCCGATATCTTCATCGACCAGCTGCTGGAAGAGGGCAGAAGAAGCGGAAAGGTGGTGCTTCGCACTGCGCTGACGTCCAAGAAAGACTACCTTTATATCGACGACGCGGTGTCACTGCTGACGCGTATCGCGCTTTCTGCGGAACACGGGATTTTCAACGTGGCAAGTGGTGAGGCCGTGGAAAACGGCGACATTGCGCGCTTCCTGGAGCGCGATATGGGCTTTGCCGTCAGTGTGCTGCCCGATGCACCGGAATGGTATTTCGCACCGGTCGATGTGTCGAAAGTACGTACGCACTTCGGATTCGCACCCGTTGCGTTTTCCGAATATTTTCCCCGGTACTTGAGTCGTTACAAGGCTGCGAACAGTTTGCAGGCGTCGCTGTGA
- the rfbC gene encoding dTDP-4-dehydrorhamnose 3,5-epimerase: MNDSLDTPRFTFQAAPIAGLWIVDRKPIGDNRGSFTRFYCGEEFAAIGLQDPIVQINHSSSARAGTVRGLHFQHAPHAETKVVTCVAGSILDVAVDLRAGSPTFLQWFGVELSADNKRGLIIPPGFAHGFQSLEDHSEVMYLVTAAYSAQFEDGLSPFDPAVGVVWPLPPTEVSARDAQRPFIDRDAYAGVAAQGADR, encoded by the coding sequence GTGAACGATTCACTGGATACGCCGCGCTTTACCTTTCAGGCGGCACCGATTGCCGGATTGTGGATCGTGGATCGCAAACCGATCGGCGACAATCGCGGGTCTTTCACCCGCTTCTACTGCGGTGAAGAATTTGCTGCGATCGGTCTGCAAGATCCCATCGTGCAGATCAACCATTCAAGCTCTGCGCGGGCGGGCACGGTGCGCGGTCTGCATTTTCAGCATGCACCACATGCCGAAACCAAGGTCGTCACCTGCGTGGCAGGCAGCATTCTTGATGTTGCCGTCGATTTGCGCGCGGGCTCGCCCACCTTTTTGCAGTGGTTCGGGGTCGAATTGTCGGCCGACAACAAGCGCGGCCTGATCATCCCGCCCGGATTCGCACACGGTTTCCAGTCGCTGGAAGATCACAGCGAAGTCATGTATCTGGTGACGGCGGCCTATTCGGCACAGTTCGAAGACGGGTTGAGTCCTTTCGATCCGGCAGTAGGCGTGGTGTGGCCTTTGCCGCCCACCGAGGTCTCGGCGCGCGATGCGCAACGCCCCTTCATCGATCGTGATGCGTATGCAGGCGTGGCGGCGCAGGGGGCGGATCGATGA
- the rfbG gene encoding CDP-glucose 4,6-dehydratase, producing the protein MAAAQGFWQGKRVLLTGHTGFKGAWLSLWLQRRGAVLTGVSLAPSTQPNLFELAKVEQGMTSTFCDIRDAQGLARIVREARPEVVLHLAAQALVRPGYQDPVGTYASNIMGTVHLLDALRGLDSARVAVMVTTDKVYRNHETVYPYREDDPLGGHDPYSASKAASEIVISSYRDAFLAAQGVAVASARAGNVIGGGDWSADRLIPDAVRAWQSGQVLDIRRPLAIRPWQHVLSSLAAYLTLAERLWTQPELASAYNFGPLTHEAATVREVVELARHAYGAGSVHYETASQGPHEAGLLSLEIAKARDVLGVSPKWGLTETVNRTMAWYRAHHDGGFARDLCEAEIAQYEE; encoded by the coding sequence ATGGCGGCTGCACAGGGCTTCTGGCAAGGTAAGCGCGTACTGCTTACCGGCCATACCGGATTCAAGGGAGCATGGCTGTCCTTGTGGTTGCAACGACGGGGGGCGGTACTGACTGGCGTGTCGCTCGCGCCATCGACACAGCCTAATCTGTTCGAGCTGGCCAAGGTCGAGCAGGGCATGACCAGCACCTTCTGCGACATCCGTGATGCGCAGGGCTTGGCGCGCATCGTGCGAGAAGCGCGTCCTGAAGTCGTGCTGCACCTGGCAGCCCAGGCGCTGGTGCGGCCTGGTTACCAAGACCCTGTCGGCACCTATGCCAGCAACATCATGGGTACCGTTCACTTGCTGGATGCGCTTCGCGGGCTGGATTCCGCGCGCGTGGCGGTCATGGTCACCACGGACAAGGTGTATCGCAATCACGAGACGGTCTATCCCTATCGCGAGGACGATCCCCTGGGTGGGCATGATCCCTATAGCGCCAGCAAGGCTGCTTCCGAGATCGTCATCAGCAGCTACCGTGACGCATTCCTGGCCGCACAAGGCGTCGCCGTTGCCAGCGCCCGCGCAGGTAATGTGATCGGGGGTGGCGACTGGTCCGCAGATCGACTGATTCCAGATGCGGTTCGTGCCTGGCAGAGCGGGCAGGTGCTGGATATTCGTCGACCCCTGGCGATTCGCCCCTGGCAGCATGTGTTGTCGTCCCTGGCGGCTTACCTGACATTGGCCGAACGCCTGTGGACGCAGCCGGAACTGGCAAGTGCCTACAACTTCGGCCCGCTGACGCATGAAGCCGCCACGGTACGTGAGGTTGTGGAACTGGCGCGTCACGCCTATGGCGCGGGTAGCGTGCACTATGAGACCGCATCGCAGGGACCGCACGAGGCAGGTCTGCTCAGTCTGGAAATTGCCAAGGCGCGAGACGTGTTGGGCGTCAGTCCCAAATGGGGCCTGACCGAGACCGTCAATCGAACCATGGCCTGGTATCGCGCACATCACGACGGCGGCTTTGCGCGTGATCTGTGTGAGGCTGAAATTGCGCAGTACGAGGAATGA
- the rfbF gene encoding glucose-1-phosphate cytidylyltransferase has product MKAVILAGGLGTRISEETHLRPKPMIEIGGKPILWHIMKMYSAHGVNEFIICCGYKGYVIKEYFANYFLHMSDVTFDMSKHSMEVHERKAEPWRVTLVDTGDDTMTGGRLKRVAAYLKDEDAFCFTYGDGVADIDISASIAFHKQHGKLGTISAVQPPGRYGAIRLDGAQVAGFTEKPRGDGGLINGGFFVLSPKVIDLIDGDDVSWEAAPLERLAAQDQLMAFQHTGFWQPMDTLREKNLLEDLWSSGKAPWKQW; this is encoded by the coding sequence GTGAAGGCAGTGATTCTGGCGGGCGGTCTGGGCACCCGGATTTCGGAGGAGACGCACCTGCGTCCCAAGCCCATGATCGAGATCGGCGGCAAGCCTATCTTGTGGCACATCATGAAGATGTACTCGGCGCATGGCGTGAACGAATTCATCATCTGCTGCGGCTACAAGGGTTACGTGATCAAGGAATACTTCGCCAACTACTTCCTGCACATGTCCGATGTCACCTTCGACATGAGCAAGCACAGCATGGAAGTGCACGAACGCAAGGCCGAGCCCTGGCGCGTGACCTTGGTCGATACGGGCGACGACACCATGACGGGCGGACGCCTGAAGCGGGTTGCTGCCTACCTCAAGGATGAAGACGCCTTCTGCTTCACCTATGGTGACGGCGTTGCAGACATCGATATTTCCGCATCCATTGCCTTCCACAAGCAACACGGCAAACTGGGCACGATCTCGGCTGTGCAGCCGCCGGGCCGCTACGGCGCAATTCGGCTCGATGGTGCGCAGGTAGCAGGGTTCACCGAAAAGCCCCGTGGTGATGGCGGTTTGATCAATGGTGGTTTCTTCGTGCTGTCGCCCAAGGTGATCGACCTGATCGATGGTGACGATGTCTCGTGGGAGGCCGCGCCGCTTGAACGGCTGGCGGCTCAGGACCAGCTGATGGCATTCCAGCACACGGGTTTCTGGCAACCCATGGATACCCTGCGGGAAAAGAACCTGCTGGAAGATCTCTGGAGTTCCGGCAAGGCTCCCTGGAAACAATGGTAA